The Rhinolophus ferrumequinum isolate MPI-CBG mRhiFer1 chromosome 19, mRhiFer1_v1.p, whole genome shotgun sequence genome has a segment encoding these proteins:
- the LOC117011791 gene encoding LOW QUALITY PROTEIN: ATP synthase subunit gamma, mitochondrial-like (The sequence of the model RefSeq protein was modified relative to this genomic sequence to represent the inferred CDS: inserted 1 base in 1 codon): MFSRAGVVGVSAWAVQPQWIQVRNMATLKDITRRLKSIKNIQKITKSMKMXAERELKPARVYGTGSLALYENADIKGPEDKKKHLLIRVSSDRGLCGAIHSSVAKQIKSEVATLTAAGKEVKIVGVGDNIRGILHRTHSDQFLVTFKEVGRKPPTFGDASVIALELLNSGYEFDEGSIVFNRFRSVISYKTDEKPIFSLNTIASAESMSIYDDIDADVLQNYQEYSLANIIYYSLKESTTSEQSARMTAMDNASKNASEMIDKLTLTFNHTREAVITKELIEIISGAAALN; encoded by the exons ATGTTTTCTCGGGCGGGCGTCGTGGGGGTCTCGGCCTGGGCCGTGCAGCCGCAATGGATCCAAGTTCGAAATATGGCAACTTTGAAAGATATTACCAGGCGACTAAAGTCAATCAAAAACATCCAGAAAATTACCAAGTCTATGAAAA GAGCGGAGAGGGAGCTGAAGCCAGCTCGAGTGTATGGAACAGGATCTCTGGCTCTGTATGAAAACGCTGATATTAAGGGGCCTGAAGACAAGAAGAAACACCTCCTTATCAGAGTGTCCTCAGATCGAGGGCTCTGCGGGGCTATCCACTCCTCGGTTGCTAAACAGATCAAAAGCGAGGTGGCTACACTCACAGCAGCCGGGAAAGAAGTGAAGATTGTTGGAGTTGGTGATAATATCAGGGGTATACTTCATAGGACTCATTCTGACCAGTTCCTGGTGACATTCAAAGAAGTGGGAAGAAAACCCCCTACTTTTGGAGATGCATCAGTCATTGCCCTGGAATTATTAAATTCTGGATATGAATTTGATGAAGGATCTATTGTCTTTAATCGATTCAGGTCTGTCATCTCCTACAAGACAGACGAAAAGCCCATCTTTTCCCTTAATACCATTGCAAGTGCTGAGAGCATGAGCATCTACGATGATATTGATGCTGACGTGCTGCAGAATTACCAGGAATACAGCCTGGCCAACATCATCTACTACTCTCTAAAGGAATCCACCACGAGTGAGCAGAGCGCCAGGATGACGGCCATGGACAACGCTAGCAAGAATGCTTCTGAGATGATTGACAAATTGACTTTGACTTTCAACCACACTCGCGAAGCTGTCATCACAAAGGAGTTGATTGAAATCATCTCGGGTGCTGCGGCCCTGAATTAA